The Panacibacter microcysteis genome includes a window with the following:
- a CDS encoding autotransporter-associated beta strand repeat-containing protein, with translation MTFKYTLRATLFAVLLTIANTTLFAQVSGYAFTQSTSTYAPITGTNLGTGGWDDNNYLNIPLGFTFNFNGINYTTCNVQSNGYVMLGGTVPVSTGGNPTQYVPVSATTTYEGAIAAFGFDLYSSATNTRISYTTSGTAPNRIFIVQWNNARRFNYTGDVLNFQVRLYETSNVAEVRYGTCTATSATNEDVQVGLRGATNADFNNRSTTTNWAATTAGAANNATCRTRNTLMPASGLTFTWTPPPPVTINTTGMHPAASNLTQNTTDNLIGAYQVVTGSTALTPSAFRFNTAGTYTAATDITNFKLYQNTTNSLSGATLVATLAAPATGGLLNFNTGFSALAANSTAYFLVATDVPLSAQAGKTVSLTSTALTNFQFTGAVLRTGDNSPALVTNTHTIIGAQAAIAAVHPAAGTINQNSNVNPIAAYQVTASNGDVTPTAFTFTTAGTYANAADVSGYSLYQNSTNSLTGATLIGNIAGGTRPQTLTFNTGFSSITDGTTTYFILTADVPLTGTNGNTVNIAATNLNNFSFTTAGGAGVGKTGTNPVPAGNTQTIVGPVVTINAAHPAAGTVLQNTANNMLASYQVTVANADVNPTSFTFTTAGTYIPTTDITTFRLYMNNANNFASPTLIGVATASGNPQTLTFNTGFFTLAAGSTTYFIITADIALTSINGDNVNIAANSLANFSFTSVPGGTVAVTGATNPVAAGNTKTIYGPSVAITASQPPAANISLGSINNIIASYQLDVINAVSVTPTSATFTTAGSYVAGDLVNFKLYQNTAVTLTGATLVGTATAPASGGTITFNSGFLSIPSAGTSYLIITTDVGTGASALTHQVRLTSTSLSNLGFTGFGGGGVQKTGTNPATQGNLFTIIDPQVAITTVHPVAGSILTGSQNNLIASLRLAAANAPILPTGVTFTTAGTFQGSNDISIFNLYQNTGNSLTGATLVGTVTISGTSSANTLTYSGGFTPIAAGTNNFLLLVADVAGTATAGRTVNITTTPRANFSFSSTGPVTVSGADPLGAPAAPGQTIVAKLDVYWSSTTSPASWNGTLVNWGQNTGGGPTTPAYQNSVWINSGYGQFEGTAGQVNVTALVNARRLISTVNNYRIDASSSLNGITLTSPAEVTVNTGTSYLGGTTNTNPLIYGNNGLTKLGNGELQLGAPFGTGFGGNIFGNAGELTIGRKTGATSQPTNFLQNNPIEIDNSIFTIAASSGGAGSLRQMPSFTASGASTISLYQTPSFSWMNVIPSTNSASAVAGTYVPLSVSGQLTVNRGTSTSVTGLLGANALSQNMIAFGSATLTGNTTFVGYSTGNWATSNGDMININLGGYGHYFTGVSVATGTINDNGYSMTILGGGNTNYDGAALCLNASGSTMTGNWILGDAAGTNAGWLVTNTSTCLTRGSVTVNNFSKLCLQLTSNSNVNITYSPSVINLYGLGPANQAFPAALDLFNFSGSAGITTLPSDIVLTPVYNSKLASIGSQVGTTNTTTSFILSGRLSGTGGLEKTGPGIIVLNTQNISGNYNTYQDTTRVRNGTLTVNAGSNLGTGPLHMYQLDGRNTTVNLLNTAQTVAALSTTWTNNSGQSQVVNLSGTVLTVNQNVNTIFGNGTGTSTGYIAGTGSLVKTGTGTLTLTGPCTYTGYTQVKNGTLQLNKTGGNTLPVTADVHIIGGKLKVSTSQELDNLVLSTGTLEVDNGVVLTISGTFTMVPTSASINLIGTGRIVYTSTGTLNYGGNVQQVTSAKELPATGAPRNIVFNNYSAQGVQLSANVSLAGTASVGGWLDYNSRTVGGTGTFVLNGLNSKTPKGTTTAGSNYLTNLVFTGSLEIGMQVSGAGIPANSYIIFIDPLVPNSVTINNNATASAGNITFDMSMRGGLMVNLAGGIDAHVVVSGARTYNSGANYIFKTPNTGVQIYPAFPTVGTLNYSPAYDVSIQAGLLNRVVMGNAHDLEVAHDLNLASGIFVTNNNLITWSNSGGVLATPEATYTANATNYTNSFIATCDLAGVPLNVAGATSAFSGAKGFRIKNIANTDTYFPVGASYLTAGTAITTPSPNRMMINNQSGTPHDYTVVVNYGDIGYTYGGAGSWRVNRIWYVKSSGATGKATMRLFFTKRNWINWGAGENEVEAGFVYAKPALVQKDYSVGNGNFLNLSDLADITDFTGNANNTEIYGQYTIGISNSLTNGVEQFNRFSVVNPDAIILPVTVINLKASQAGDKIRVDWTALNETGVDHYEIEKSVNAATFTTIGSVKAYNNNNPRNDYSFDDMNPVSGKNYYRIKTFDKDGRTATTIIVVVSVDNGKVSVSVTPNPVKNKTMVVTLNNLPAGRYEAVMYSTNGEKVYQRVIEHIGGSVSQTLNLPATLSSGAYVLRVLNHAAGYTTKIFVE, from the coding sequence ATGACCTTCAAGTATACCCTCAGGGCAACTTTGTTTGCCGTGCTTTTGACTATAGCCAATACAACCCTGTTTGCACAGGTTTCGGGCTATGCATTCACCCAGAGTACAAGTACATATGCACCTATTACCGGTACAAACTTAGGTACCGGCGGATGGGATGATAACAACTACCTCAATATTCCACTGGGCTTTACGTTCAATTTCAATGGCATCAACTACACTACCTGCAACGTTCAGTCTAACGGCTATGTAATGCTGGGTGGTACTGTGCCTGTTAGCACAGGTGGCAACCCGACACAATATGTGCCTGTGTCTGCAACGACAACTTATGAGGGAGCAATAGCTGCTTTTGGTTTCGACCTGTATAGCAGTGCAACCAATACGCGTATTAGTTACACCACATCCGGAACCGCACCAAATAGAATTTTCATCGTACAATGGAATAATGCAAGAAGATTCAATTATACAGGAGATGTATTAAACTTCCAGGTAAGGCTTTATGAAACCAGCAACGTTGCTGAAGTAAGATATGGCACGTGTACCGCGACCAGCGCTACAAACGAAGATGTGCAGGTAGGTCTCCGGGGCGCAACCAATGCTGATTTTAATAACCGCTCAACCACTACCAACTGGGCTGCCACCACAGCCGGGGCAGCCAATAATGCCACCTGCAGAACAAGGAACACGCTTATGCCTGCATCCGGCCTTACATTTACGTGGACGCCGCCTCCGCCAGTTACGATCAATACAACAGGCATGCACCCGGCGGCATCTAACTTAACCCAAAATACCACTGATAATCTGATAGGCGCCTACCAGGTAGTAACGGGGAGTACAGCGCTAACACCTTCGGCTTTCAGGTTTAACACCGCAGGCACATATACGGCAGCAACTGATATTACGAACTTCAAACTATACCAGAACACGACGAATAGCCTCAGTGGCGCTACATTGGTTGCCACATTGGCTGCACCTGCCACCGGCGGGCTGCTTAATTTCAATACAGGATTTTCTGCACTTGCTGCAAACAGCACCGCCTATTTTCTTGTAGCGACAGATGTACCGCTCTCTGCACAGGCAGGGAAAACAGTGTCGCTAACATCAACGGCATTAACAAATTTTCAGTTCACCGGTGCAGTATTAAGAACCGGTGATAATAGTCCGGCATTAGTTACCAACACACATACCATCATTGGTGCGCAGGCCGCTATTGCAGCAGTACACCCGGCGGCAGGAACGATTAACCAAAACAGCAACGTCAACCCAATAGCTGCGTACCAGGTTACAGCATCAAACGGAGACGTTACACCTACAGCATTTACCTTTACTACAGCCGGTACATATGCCAATGCTGCCGATGTCTCAGGCTACAGCCTTTACCAAAATTCAACCAACAGCCTTACAGGCGCAACACTGATTGGCAATATAGCCGGCGGCACGAGACCGCAGACACTTACATTTAATACCGGATTCAGCAGCATCACTGATGGAACGACCACTTATTTTATATTGACTGCCGATGTGCCTTTGACAGGCACCAATGGCAATACCGTAAATATAGCTGCCACCAACCTCAACAATTTTTCTTTTACAACTGCAGGTGGTGCAGGTGTTGGAAAGACGGGAACCAATCCTGTGCCGGCAGGCAATACCCAGACAATAGTTGGCCCTGTTGTTACCATTAACGCCGCACACCCCGCCGCGGGAACAGTTTTGCAAAACACTGCAAACAATATGCTTGCATCGTACCAGGTTACCGTGGCCAATGCGGATGTAAATCCAACTTCGTTTACGTTTACCACGGCAGGCACATATATTCCAACAACAGATATAACCACATTCAGGTTGTATATGAACAATGCAAATAACTTTGCAAGCCCTACGCTTATCGGTGTTGCAACGGCATCGGGCAACCCGCAAACGTTAACCTTTAATACCGGGTTTTTTACCCTGGCCGCCGGAAGTACCACTTATTTTATCATTACGGCAGATATAGCCCTGACGAGCATCAACGGCGACAATGTGAACATTGCAGCTAACAGCCTGGCAAATTTTTCATTCACCAGCGTACCAGGTGGTACGGTTGCTGTGACCGGTGCAACAAACCCGGTTGCAGCAGGTAATACAAAAACGATTTACGGTCCTTCCGTGGCGATTACTGCAAGTCAGCCTCCTGCTGCAAATATTTCATTGGGTTCAATAAACAATATTATTGCGAGTTACCAGCTAGATGTGATAAATGCTGTTTCTGTTACGCCAACCAGTGCAACATTTACTACAGCAGGCAGTTATGTGGCGGGAGACCTGGTAAATTTTAAATTATACCAGAATACGGCTGTAACGTTGACCGGCGCAACGCTGGTAGGTACTGCAACGGCGCCCGCTTCCGGAGGTACTATTACATTCAATTCGGGCTTTTTAAGTATACCGAGTGCAGGTACCAGCTACCTGATAATAACCACCGATGTTGGTACTGGCGCTTCCGCGTTGACGCACCAGGTAAGATTAACCTCCACATCACTCTCAAACCTTGGTTTTACAGGTTTTGGCGGTGGGGGTGTGCAAAAGACAGGGACTAACCCTGCCACACAGGGTAATCTCTTCACAATAATAGACCCACAGGTGGCAATAACAACCGTGCACCCGGTAGCAGGTTCTATACTTACGGGTAGCCAGAATAACCTGATTGCCTCATTGAGGCTGGCCGCGGCAAATGCCCCTATTTTACCAACGGGTGTTACCTTCACTACTGCTGGAACATTCCAGGGTAGCAACGACATCTCTATCTTCAACCTCTATCAGAATACTGGTAACAGCCTTACAGGAGCCACACTTGTTGGCACTGTGACCATCTCCGGTACATCGTCTGCAAATACACTAACGTACAGTGGCGGCTTTACGCCCATAGCTGCAGGAACCAATAATTTTCTGCTGCTCGTGGCTGATGTGGCAGGAACGGCTACAGCGGGCAGAACTGTAAACATAACCACTACGCCAAGGGCGAACTTTAGTTTTTCAAGTACGGGCCCTGTAACCGTTTCGGGTGCAGATCCCCTGGGTGCCCCTGCTGCACCGGGCCAAACCATTGTAGCAAAACTGGACGTTTACTGGAGCAGTACAACATCTCCTGCAAGCTGGAACGGCACGCTTGTTAACTGGGGACAAAATACCGGCGGCGGACCAACCACACCGGCGTATCAAAACAGCGTATGGATCAATTCCGGTTATGGTCAGTTTGAAGGAACAGCCGGACAGGTAAATGTAACTGCCCTTGTAAATGCAAGGCGCCTGATATCAACAGTAAACAATTATCGTATTGATGCAAGTAGTTCTTTAAACGGCATTACACTGACCTCTCCGGCAGAAGTAACTGTAAATACCGGAACCAGTTACCTTGGTGGTACAACAAATACAAACCCCCTCATCTACGGGAACAATGGCCTGACTAAGCTGGGCAACGGGGAGTTGCAACTGGGCGCGCCATTTGGCACAGGTTTCGGGGGCAATATTTTTGGTAACGCAGGCGAATTGACGATCGGAAGAAAAACTGGCGCAACATCGCAGCCAACAAATTTCCTGCAAAACAACCCTATCGAAATTGACAACTCTATATTTACTATCGCCGCGTCCAGCGGCGGCGCCGGCTCGCTGAGACAAATGCCTTCTTTTACTGCCAGTGGTGCCAGTACGATCAGTTTATACCAGACGCCCTCTTTTTCGTGGATGAATGTAATTCCTTCTACGAATAGTGCAAGTGCAGTTGCCGGAACTTATGTACCGTTATCGGTAAGCGGGCAACTTACCGTAAACCGCGGCACCTCTACGAGTGTTACGGGGCTGCTGGGTGCTAACGCGTTAAGTCAGAATATGATTGCTTTTGGGTCCGCTACGCTAACGGGTAATACAACATTTGTTGGCTACAGCACGGGAAACTGGGCTACAAGTAACGGCGATATGATCAATATAAATCTCGGTGGATACGGTCATTACTTTACAGGTGTTTCTGTGGCCACCGGTACTATCAATGACAATGGTTACAGCATGACGATACTGGGAGGGGGCAATACAAATTACGACGGGGCTGCACTTTGCCTCAATGCAAGTGGTAGTACAATGACAGGTAACTGGATACTTGGTGATGCTGCCGGTACAAATGCCGGCTGGCTGGTAACCAATACTTCTACCTGCCTGACAAGAGGCAGTGTTACGGTAAATAATTTCAGTAAGCTGTGCCTTCAGTTAACCAGCAATAGTAATGTAAACATTACGTATTCTCCATCCGTTATTAACCTGTATGGACTGGGGCCTGCCAACCAGGCTTTTCCTGCAGCGCTCGATCTCTTTAACTTCTCGGGCTCTGCCGGAATCACCACACTTCCTTCTGACATTGTACTAACTCCCGTTTACAATTCAAAGCTCGCTTCTATCGGTTCCCAGGTTGGTACTACAAATACAACTACCAGCTTTATCTTAAGTGGAAGGTTAAGTGGTACCGGCGGGCTTGAAAAAACCGGGCCGGGTATAATCGTTCTTAATACCCAGAATATTTCAGGTAACTATAATACTTACCAGGATACAACACGTGTAAGAAATGGAACACTTACTGTAAATGCAGGGTCGAACCTTGGAACAGGGCCTCTTCATATGTACCAGTTAGACGGCAGGAACACAACTGTTAACCTGTTGAACACGGCGCAAACGGTCGCCGCACTCAGCACTACGTGGACAAATAACTCAGGCCAGTCACAGGTTGTGAATTTATCAGGGACTGTGTTAACCGTAAACCAGAATGTCAATACCATTTTTGGTAATGGAACGGGTACTTCAACTGGTTATATAGCGGGTACGGGCAGCCTGGTAAAAACCGGCACAGGTACATTGACCCTTACCGGACCCTGCACTTACACCGGTTATACTCAGGTAAAGAACGGCACATTACAATTGAACAAGACAGGCGGTAATACACTGCCGGTAACAGCAGACGTACATATCATAGGAGGAAAACTTAAAGTAAGCACCAGCCAGGAACTTGACAATCTTGTGTTGTCGACCGGTACGCTGGAAGTTGACAACGGTGTGGTATTGACGATCTCCGGAACATTTACCATGGTGCCAACTTCTGCCAGCATCAACCTCATTGGCACCGGAAGAATTGTGTATACCTCTACGGGCACACTTAACTACGGTGGAAACGTACAGCAGGTTACTTCCGCGAAAGAATTACCTGCAACCGGCGCGCCAAGAAATATTGTATTTAACAACTACTCTGCGCAAGGTGTACAGCTAAGTGCCAATGTAAGCCTGGCGGGAACGGCAAGCGTGGGCGGTTGGCTTGATTATAACAGCAGAACAGTTGGCGGTACAGGTACTTTTGTATTGAACGGGTTAAACAGCAAAACGCCAAAGGGCACTACTACCGCCGGTTCGAACTACCTTACCAACCTTGTATTTACCGGCAGCCTTGAAATAGGAATGCAGGTTTCAGGTGCAGGCATCCCGGCAAATAGCTATATCATCTTTATAGATCCCCTGGTACCAAACAGCGTTACCATCAACAATAACGCCACTGCTTCAGCTGGTAATATTACTTTCGACATGAGCATGCGCGGTGGATTAATGGTGAATCTTGCAGGGGGTATTGACGCGCATGTAGTCGTTTCAGGAGCAAGGACATACAACAGCGGCGCAAACTACATTTTCAAGACGCCCAATACAGGTGTGCAGATATACCCGGCATTCCCAACAGTAGGAACGCTAAATTATAGTCCTGCATACGATGTAAGTATACAGGCCGGTTTGTTAAACAGGGTTGTAATGGGCAATGCGCATGATCTTGAAGTTGCGCATGATCTCAATCTTGCATCGGGCATTTTTGTAACCAATAATAACCTGATTACATGGAGCAACAGCGGCGGTGTACTGGCCACACCTGAAGCTACTTACACGGCCAACGCTACAAACTATACAAACAGCTTTATTGCTACCTGTGATCTTGCTGGTGTGCCACTAAACGTAGCCGGCGCTACCAGTGCATTCAGCGGAGCAAAAGGATTCAGGATAAAAAACATAGCAAATACCGATACCTACTTCCCTGTGGGTGCAAGTTACCTTACTGCAGGCACAGCTATTACCACACCTTCTCCAAACAGGATGATGATCAATAACCAATCTGGTACGCCACATGATTATACGGTGGTCGTAAACTATGGTGATATTGGTTATACATATGGCGGAGCGGGTTCATGGCGTGTAAACCGCATCTGGTATGTAAAAAGCAGTGGTGCTACCGGCAAGGCTACCATGCGTTTATTTTTTACAAAACGCAACTGGATCAACTGGGGCGCCGGTGAAAACGAAGTGGAGGCAGGGTTTGTATACGCAAAACCGGCACTTGTACAGAAAGACTATAGCGTTGGCAATGGCAACTTTTTAAATTTGTCTGATCTTGCTGACATCACAGACTTTACGGGTAATGCCAACAACACGGAAATCTATGGCCAGTATACTATTGGCATAAGCAACAGCCTTACCAACGGTGTTGAACAGTTCAACCGGTTCTCGGTTGTAAATCCTGATGCAATCATTCTGCCTGTAACTGTCATCAACCTGAAAGCTTCACAGGCAGGAGATAAGATAAGGGTAGACTGGACCGCCCTGAATGAAACGGGCGTTGACCATTATGAAATAGAAAAATCTGTAAACGCTGCAACGTTTACTACCATCGGTTCAGTAAAAGCGTACAACAACAACAACCCGCGGAATGATTATTCTTTTGATGACATGAACCCTGTGAGCGGCAAAAACTACTACCGTATAAAAACCTTTGATAAAGACGGAAGAACGGCTACAACGATTATTGTAGTGGTGAGCGTGGATAATGGCAAAGTCTCTGTAAGCGTAACACCAAACCCGGTAAAAAATAAAACAATGGTTGTTACACTGAATAATTTACCTGCCGGAAGATATGAGGCAGTTATGTACAGTACCAATGGCGAGAAAGTATACCAGCGCGTAATAGAGCATATTGGCGGCTCAGTGTCTCAAACACTTAATCTGCCGGCTACGCTGAGCAGTGGTGCTTATGTGCTGCGTGTATTGAACCACGCAGCCGGTTATACAACAAAAATTTTTGTGGAGTAA
- a CDS encoding response regulator transcription factor, with protein MKKRIHVIEDDNVMLLVLESLLIKNNYEVIKDFNGKNILVDKKPYPDLYIIDINLIGKDGCEFCSLIKEENSNIPVILISANSKLQQKAKDCSADMFITKPFDPPALLTAISECLAG; from the coding sequence ATGAAAAAAAGAATTCATGTAATTGAAGATGATAATGTGATGCTGCTTGTGCTTGAGTCGCTGCTGATAAAAAATAACTACGAAGTAATCAAAGACTTTAACGGTAAAAATATACTGGTAGATAAAAAGCCTTACCCTGATTTATACATCATCGATATAAACCTGATAGGAAAAGATGGCTGCGAATTTTGTTCACTTATAAAAGAAGAAAACAGCAACATACCGGTCATACTTATCTCAGCCAACAGCAAGTTGCAGCAAAAAGCAAAAGATTGCAGTGCAGATATGTTTATTACAAAACCTTTTGATCCCCCAGCTTTACTCACGGCAATCAGCGAATGCCTGGCCGGGTAG
- a CDS encoding glycoside hydrolase family 13 protein — MRSFFLRCLLIFSLCYSTAFSQDGNKPAWWKEAIVYQVYPRSFKDSDGDGIGDLKGLISKLDYIKSLGVDVIWLNPIYQSPNDDNGYDVSDYRSIMKEFGTMADFDALLKGMHERGLKLVMDMVLNHSSDEHYWFQQSRSSRNNPYRNYYHWWNAERGTPPYRYSIFDVNHDAWKYDSLSNAYYLHYFSRKQPDLNWENPALRTEVFDIMRFWADKGIDGFRLDAFQFAAKDTTFPPFPQGYEKELSKYYAMGPGLHDYLKEMNEAVFSKYPLMSVAEGAGNSFEDAHNLVDANRKELNMAYAFEGVDIAKSGGYSLLHFKEVFSKWDSAFAENGWLSIFLANHDQARMVSRFATDDPAYRDKASMMLATFVLSMRGTPYYYYGDELGMTNPYFTSIGQYKDMQVLNEYHHLTNANGDIGKFLKEMHFSSRDNGRTPFQWNDSLHAGFTTGMPWLEVNKNYKTINAAAEEKDPNSVLNYFRKMVRLRKSDKTLVYGKYTLLDKTNPHVYAYTREQDGRKLLVLLNFSSKKAAFISGVDLSKAKCLISNYATASKGRTLQPYEAAVWQIQ; from the coding sequence ATGAGGTCATTCTTTCTTCGTTGCCTGCTGATCTTTTCCCTGTGCTATTCAACTGCCTTTTCCCAGGATGGAAACAAACCAGCATGGTGGAAAGAAGCGATCGTTTACCAGGTATATCCGCGCAGTTTTAAAGACAGTGATGGAGATGGGATAGGAGATCTGAAAGGGCTCATTTCTAAACTTGATTATATCAAAAGCCTCGGCGTAGATGTTATCTGGCTCAATCCAATATACCAATCGCCAAACGATGACAATGGTTATGATGTAAGCGACTACCGCAGTATCATGAAAGAGTTTGGTACGATGGCTGATTTTGATGCGCTGCTCAAAGGCATGCACGAACGTGGTTTAAAGCTGGTAATGGATATGGTGCTGAACCACAGCAGTGATGAACATTACTGGTTTCAGCAAAGCCGCAGCAGCCGTAACAATCCATATCGTAATTATTATCATTGGTGGAATGCAGAGAGAGGTACACCGCCTTACCGCTATAGCATTTTTGATGTTAACCACGATGCATGGAAATACGATTCACTTTCCAATGCATATTACCTGCACTACTTTAGCCGCAAACAACCAGACCTGAATTGGGAAAACCCGGCATTGCGGACAGAGGTATTTGACATTATGAGGTTTTGGGCAGATAAAGGTATTGATGGTTTTCGGCTGGACGCTTTCCAGTTTGCGGCAAAAGACACCACGTTTCCGCCTTTCCCGCAAGGCTACGAAAAAGAATTGTCAAAGTATTATGCAATGGGGCCGGGCCTGCATGATTACCTGAAAGAAATGAATGAGGCGGTGTTCAGCAAATACCCGCTGATGAGCGTGGCCGAAGGTGCCGGCAATTCATTTGAAGATGCACACAACCTTGTAGACGCAAACCGGAAGGAATTGAATATGGCTTATGCTTTCGAAGGTGTGGATATTGCAAAATCAGGTGGCTACAGCTTATTGCATTTTAAAGAAGTATTCAGTAAATGGGATAGTGCATTTGCTGAAAACGGCTGGTTGTCCATCTTTCTTGCCAACCACGACCAGGCAAGAATGGTGAGTCGTTTTGCGACAGATGATCCCGCTTACAGAGACAAGGCTTCTATGATGCTTGCAACATTTGTGCTAAGCATGCGTGGCACGCCTTACTATTATTATGGCGATGAACTTGGTATGACCAACCCTTACTTTACATCTATCGGCCAGTATAAAGATATGCAGGTGCTTAATGAATACCACCATCTTACCAATGCAAACGGAGATATCGGAAAATTTCTAAAAGAAATGCATTTTAGCAGCAGAGACAACGGGCGTACGCCGTTTCAATGGAATGATTCCTTACATGCAGGGTTTACTACCGGCATGCCGTGGCTGGAAGTAAATAAAAACTATAAAACCATCAATGCTGCTGCTGAAGAAAAAGACCCGAATTCTGTTTTGAATTATTTCAGAAAGATGGTTCGGCTGAGAAAGTCTGATAAAACATTGGTGTATGGTAAATACACGTTACTCGATAAAACCAACCCGCATGTATATGCCTACACCCGTGAGCAGGATGGCCGCAAACTATTAGTACTGCTAAATTTCAGCAGTAAAAAGGCAGCGTTTATCTCCGGCGTCGATCTTTCCAAAGCTAAATGCCTTATATCAAATTATGCAACTGCCAGCAAGGGCAGAACGTTACAACCGTACGAAGCCGCAGTATGGCAAATACAATAA
- a CDS encoding alpha/beta hydrolase, giving the protein MKIFSFVFVFILLTVTSNAGIADTVMAHSNAMHKDIRCVVITPAAYDGKKDFPVVYLLHGYSGNQRDWITKVPAIKQYADEDSLIIVCPDGNFNSWYFDAPMDSAVRYETFISKELVTFIDGRYKTIKDKKARGITGLSMGGHGALYLAFKHQDVFGVAGSMSGGVDIRPYPLNWDMAKLLGSYKEHAGNWEDNTVINLVHLLTPNTTAIIFDCGTDDFFYKVNLALHEKLLYAGIPHDFIVRPGGHTWEYWANAVPYQLLYMKSYFAKQPE; this is encoded by the coding sequence ATGAAAATATTTTCTTTCGTTTTTGTTTTTATCCTGCTTACTGTTACATCAAACGCAGGTATTGCAGATACTGTAATGGCACACAGCAATGCAATGCATAAAGACATCCGGTGCGTGGTTATAACACCTGCAGCGTATGATGGTAAAAAAGATTTTCCCGTGGTTTACCTGCTGCATGGTTATAGCGGCAACCAACGCGACTGGATAACAAAAGTACCTGCGATAAAACAATATGCCGATGAGGACAGCCTGATCATTGTGTGCCCTGATGGCAACTTTAATTCCTGGTATTTTGATGCACCAATGGATTCTGCTGTACGATATGAAACTTTTATAAGCAAAGAACTGGTGACTTTTATTGATGGCCGTTACAAAACAATAAAGGATAAAAAGGCACGCGGTATCACCGGCCTTAGTATGGGCGGGCATGGCGCATTGTACCTTGCTTTTAAACACCAGGATGTATTTGGTGTAGCCGGCAGTATGAGTGGTGGTGTTGATATTAGACCATACCCGCTCAACTGGGATATGGCAAAACTGCTGGGCTCTTATAAAGAACATGCTGGAAACTGGGAGGATAATACAGTTATAAACCTTGTGCATTTACTCACACCCAATACAACAGCCATTATTTTTGATTGCGGTACAGACGATTTCTTTTACAAAGTAAACCTTGCCCTGCATGAGAAACTTTTGTATGCGGGCATACCGCACGACTTTATTGTGCGCCCCGGCGGTCATACATGGGAATACTGGGCCAACGCAGTGCCGTACCAGTTGTTGTACATGAAAAGCTATTTTGCCAAACAGCCTGAGTGA